One Salvelinus namaycush isolate Seneca chromosome 4, SaNama_1.0, whole genome shotgun sequence genomic window carries:
- the LOC120046736 gene encoding voltage-dependent anion-selective channel protein 2-like, producing the protein MAVPPSYGDLGKSAKDIFNKGYGFGLVKLDVKTKSSSGVEFKTSGSSNTDTSKVNGNLETKYKWGEYGLTFTEKWTTDNTLGTEITVEDQITKGLKLTFDTQFSPNSGKKSGKVKTAYKREYVNLGVDFDFDFAGPAIHGAAVAGYEGWLAGYQMTFDTAKSKMTQSNFAVGYKTGDFQLHTNVNDGTEFGGSIYQKVNDQLETAVNLAWTAGSNSTRFGIAAKYQLDSSTSISAKVNNASLVGVGYTQTLRPGMKLVLSALVDGKSINSGGHKLGLGLELEA; encoded by the exons ATGGCAGTGCCTCCATCATATGGTGACCTTGGCAAATCTGCAAAGGACATCTTCAACAAAGGATATG GTTTTGGATTGGTGAAACTTGATGTCAAGACCAAGTCTTCAAGTGGAGTG GAATTCAAAACCTCAGGCTCCTCCAATACTGACACCAGCAAAGTCAACGGGAACTTGGAGACCAAGTACAAATGGGGTGAATACGGCCTGACTTTTACAGAGAAGTGGACCACAGACAATACTCTGGGAACTGAGATCACTGTTGAAGACCAG ATCACCAAAGGACTGAAACTTACTTTCGACACCCAATTCTCACCAAATTCTGG CAAGAAGAGTGGGAAGGTGAAGACTGCCTATAAGCGTGAATACGTCAACCTGGGTGTGGACTTTGACTTTGACTTTGCCGGCCCGGCCATCCACGGGGCAGCGGTGGCCGGATACGAgggatggctggctggctatcAGATGACCTTCGACACGGCCAAGTCCAAAATGACCCAGAGCAACTTCGCTGTTGGCTATAAGACAGGAGATTTCCAGCTGCACACCAATGT TAATGATGGCACAGAGTTTGGAGGGTCCATCTACCAGAAGGTGAATGACCAGTTGGAGACTGCTGTGAACCTGGCCTGGACAGCAGGCAGCAACAGCACCCGCTTTGGCATCGCTGCCAAGTACCAGCTGGACTCCAGTACCTCCATATCT GCTAAAGTTAACAATGCCAGCTTGGTGGGAGTTGGCTATACCCAGACACTACGGCCAG GTATGAAACTCGTCCTGTCTGCACTGGTCGATGGAAAAAGCATAAACTCCGGTGGCCACaaactgggactgggactggagcTGGAAGCATAA